The Coccidioides posadasii str. Silveira chromosome 3, complete sequence genome contains a region encoding:
- a CDS encoding uncharacterized protein (EggNog:ENOG410PH8C~COG:T~BUSCO:8625at33183), producing the protein MLTMHRQFGKLMKRSADESQVSVLLKDFDNADKLLTKIIDSSKAWRDAWSSILTYQARLLQEFETLYQPIIGSSEPTAHPPAITPESTLERTSRLKEEYESLRVDLLAEIQSVDDRMIKPAMEAKDYLQPMKKVMKKREDKKLDYERYQGRVDTARKKSRRSDRENAALAKAELDLAKAIEEYNAADDHLRNHLPGLITATFSILPHILAAQIEIQNTLLALYYTSLHNYSSEQNFPSPPPPMDVVIQTWEQDFLPIQRQAESIACISHGKLGRQRKASDEFRNGGLRNGLGARHTSNTSAIRKPSVSPVRAMHAPPSIPADTRPRINGFNTAPSGNLMAANTAKQYSPPRISPTPSESLDPSPYHTTPPQQAYTTPVSRNTQRQTSAPTAAIASMAAAAAKKKPPPPPPPPRSASSQIQFVTALYDFGGQGAGDLVFREGDRIRVIKKTESTDDWWEGELRGVKGSFPANYCA; encoded by the exons ATGTTGACCATGCATAGGCAGTTCGGCAAGCTGATGAAAAGATCCGCCGACGAGAGCCAAGTCTCCGTGCTCCTCAAGGACTTTGACAATGCCGATAAACTGCTGACCAAG ATCATCGACTCGAGCAAAGCATGGCGCGATGCCTGGTCCTCCATCCTCACCTACCAGGCGAGACTGCTCCAGGAATTCGAGACGCTCTACCAGCCTATTATCGGCTCGTCCGAACCTACCGCTCACCCTCCTGCAATAACACCAGAATCCACCTTGGAAAGGACGTCTCGATTGAAGGAGGAATACGAGTCCCTCCGCGTTGACCTTTTGGCGGAGATACAGTCGGTAGACGACCGCATGATCAAGCCTGCGATGGAAGCAAAGGATTATCTACAGCCGATGAAGAAGGTCATGAAGAAACGCGAAGATAAAAAG CTCGATTATGAACGGTATCAAGGTAGAGTGGACACCGCGCGGAAGAAATCGAGGCGGTCAGATAGAGAGAATGCGGCCCTTGCTAAAGCTGAACTTGACCTGGCCAAAGCCATAGAG GAATACAACGCGGCAGATGATCATCTTCGCAACCATTTGCCTGGTTTGATAACTGCCACATTCTCCATTCTTCCACACATTCTCGCCGCTCAGATCGAGATCCAGAACACCCTTCTTGCTCTATATTACACTTCGCTACACAACTATTCCTCGGAGCAGAACTTCCCGTCTCCACCACCTCCGATGGACGTGGTGATTCAAACGTGGGAGCAGGATTTCCTCCCTATCCAGCGACAGGCGGAATCAATCGCCTGCATTTCTCATGGTAAACTAGGTCGCCAACGCAAGGCTTCCGATGAATTCAGAAATGGCGGACTGCGGAATGGATTGGGTGCACGCCATACCAGCAACACGTCTGCAATTCGTAAACCGTCTGTCTCCCCGGTTCGCGCCATGCATGCACCGCCATCTATCCCAGCTGACACACGGCCACGGATAAATGGCTTCAACACCGCCCCGTCTGGCAATCTAATGGCAGCAAACACAGCCAAGCAATACTCTCCCCCAAGGATAAGCCCAACCCCCTCCGAATCATTGGATCCCTCTCCCTACCATACTACTCCACCACAACAGGCCTATACAACCCCCGTCTCACGAAACACACAAAGGCAAACATCCGCACCTACCGCTGCAATTGCCTCAATGGCTGCAGCCGCCGCAAAGAAAAAgccccctccccctcctcccccgCCACGATCGGCATCATCCCAGATACAGTTCGTGACCGCACTATACGACTTCGGCGGTCAAGGTGCTGGCGACCTCGTGTTTAGAGAAGGCGACCGCATTCGTGTCATCAAAAAGACCGAGAGCACTGACGATTGGTGGGAAGGAGAACTGCGAGGCGTCAAGGGCAGTTTTCCTGCTAACTATTGTGCGTAA
- a CDS encoding uncharacterized protein (TransMembrane:5 (o20-37i49-71o97-120i132-153o180-205i)): MVMEIDPAIVWGWRESRGFFINSCVFLCLLILTFALRRRIRSQNILITYSTRISLLAINIIALAIISAQWVRYDKAFRHLDDKYPDIIRKQVVSMQWINIIFVVVTILGSVSWIGTCLGGRRGPESSIPKNMMAHFAAAYAWLQTLPSAQAMLPNASYSNMPGAELYKPTNSELNLVDLANAWCYGGLAARSAVLFASIIVANTISRLIERAKFDIDEHRILRQVQATRAYLSNIERDSPERRPSHPYDVESELQVLPPVARSWSSMSRDSTLCDYR; the protein is encoded by the coding sequence ATGGTCATGGAAATTGATCCAGCCATTGTCTGGGGATGGCGGGAGAGCAGAGGTTTCTTTATAAACAGCTGTGTCTTCTTGTGCCTTCTTATCTTGACTTTTGCCCTTCGACGAAGAATCCGGTCCCAAAACATACTCATCACTTATTCCACCCGGATAAGCCTCCTGGCGATAAACATAATAGCCCTGGCTATCATCTCCGCTCAGTGGGTCAGATACGACAAGGCGTTCCGCCACCTAGACGACAAATACCCGGATATTATCAGGAAGCAAGTTGTGTCGATGCAGTGGATCAACatcatcttcgtcgtcgtcacTATATTGGGATCTGTATCCTGGATTGGCACCTGTCTCGGTGGACGACGAGGACCGGAGTCGAGTATCCCGAAAAACATGATGGCCCATTTCGCGGCGGCTTATGCATGGCTGCAAACGTTGCCTTCAGCGCAGGCCATGCTGCCTAATGCGTCGTATTCGAATATGCCTGGCGCAGAGCTGTACAAGCCAACGAATTCCGAACTGAATCTCGTTGACCTCGCAAATGCCTGGTGCTACGGCGGCTTGGCTGCGCGGAGTGCTGTGCTCTTTGCTTCTATTATTGTCGCCAATACGATCTCCAGACTCATCGAGAGAGCAAAATTTGACATCGACGAGCATCGGATTCTTCGTCAAGTCCAAGCTACTAGGGCTTATCTTTCGAATATAGAACGTGACTCACCAGAACGTCGTCCGTCACATCCATACGATGTCGAGAGTGAGCTGCAAGTCCTTCCACCCGTGGCTCGATCCTGGTCGTCGATGTCTCGGGATTCAACACTTTGCGATTATAGATAA
- a CDS encoding uncharacterized protein (EggNog:ENOG410PQEI~COG:S~BUSCO:2283at33183), with amino-acid sequence MLSRGSSANSRLKRSKSLASTKGRRRDRSFAQPVDDERAQRHALTAASLAMQRATRSSFDDSNDSEAGAHRPPVQLSRSQSIRFSDGTNAGVRKMGSIHSSPAAAHLTANDTVQEKEDGSRAQTIDNFKEFGMLDDDIPSVPSIPSSYRKLRKSKSMFSARLRTGWLTNGSRSPRRSRRQSQDTSKHHFARTPLRRSMSFFKGRDSVPPTKRHSSTNSHSPAIKLGGEQVLRDLSRTSKSDTLGPNIAGEGRREQKSLRRTLRTSTSMTNDDDPRCSTRYAEERYRDGHRSMRARLLSQSIKNGFRKIFGRHGALRGSVSPQQTDTYRPHVRAYIDPEFQPDLNPSHMSTPTSHSNHPDASVFNVYRGFSGHRPASIRSMKSIDSVSTSNSRATTWTNSTMTNTINTTRPVETRLSIIEEHGDDPNKPIRIQPRYHDGYSAFRQPLCLDPMANSIDSQRVYSALMRKIDGSNTLKKQSDTTSQWLEGAEAGRDNTQPPSSSQRPSQGTRQAPGEALMRYSQVVSIPPRSSPSVRSYMSTQPTYIVESPGRTPQQIAQRNESILQHLSRRPLGRFNSNASHSSPYRHSAQYAGDTITTPTRSRYSDDDSCTVVVRNSPPSDSFIVSPSVYSRTTNTPGGHQNNIDFAFSEPDEDRGTATIIGRETLPSTPRGRDRIFRGSAEWKSWMNSQMELIDRPSLSNELDIKFSASDRMHYREDADIHGEISEDEPSCGFRKVSRNKICVKAPRCEDRFSNNERHALTELSTISQNNFSRPFHRSPSGPVSIGATNARKTSLVTHQHTPPCSAPVVVDMNVPSTGSSRSRSKSKTPNQSPLIYNKTRQPESRRSLTVSPLDGRNPRTSLSTRSRHDGNVPPPFYGADVRRRMPSVQYSSTRSRGGDGLMTKENREGNRNNPPDRNEFAEGFSKIRDLHSTISSKRMVDLFLSDRRRLMGGADSPTESAFI; translated from the coding sequence ATGCTTTCCAGAGGCTCCAGTGCCAACTCCAGGCTCAAAAGAAGCAAGTCTCTTGCTTCAACCAAGGGTAGACGCCGTGACCGTTCCTTTGCTCAACCCGTCGACGATGAGAGAGCTCAAAGACACGCCTTAACTGCGGCGTCACTTGCAATGCAGCGAGCCACGAGGTCATCCTTTGATGACTCAAACGATAGCGAAGCTGGAGCTCATCGCCCTCCTGTCCAACTATCTAGGTCTCAGAGCATCCGCTTCAGCGACGGTACAAATGCCGGCGTGAGAAAGATGGGTTCTATCCACTCCTCCCCGGCGGCAGCACATCTTACGGCCAACGATACTGTACAAGAGAAGGAAGACGGATCACGGGCTCAGACAATTGATAACTTCAAAGAATTTGGCATGCTCGACGACGACATACCCTCCGTGCCTTCGATACCGTCGTCCTACCGAAAGCTTCGCAAATCAAAGTCGATGTTCTCCGCGCGTTTGCGTACTGGCTGGTTAACCAATGGTTCCCGCTCTCCAAGACGAAGTCGCCGTCAATCACAAGACACTAGTAAGCATCACTTTGCTCGCACTCCGCTGCGTCGATCGATGTCATTCTTCAAGGGGCGGGACAGTGTGCCCCCGACAAAGAGGCATAGTTCCACGAATAGCCATAGCCCTGCGATAAAACTTGGAGGAGAACAGGTTTTGCGCGATCTTAGCAGAACATCCAAATCTGACACTCTTGGACCGAACATCGCGGGAGAAGGGCGACGCGAACAGAAATCGTTGAGGAGAACGCTTCGAACCAGCACCTCCATGACAAACGATGACGACCCCAGATGTTCGACCCGATATGCGGAGGAACGGTATAGAGATGGTCATCGTAGCATGCGGGCGAGGCTTCTCTCTCAATCGATTAAGAATGGGTTCCGCAAGATCTTTGGGCGGCATGGAGCTCTGCGAGGGAGCGTGTCTCCGCAGCAAACGGACACATACCGGCCCCATGTTCGAGCCTATATCGACCCCGAATTCCAGCCCGATCTAAATCCCAGTCACATGTCGACGCCCACATCCCATTCTAATCACCCAGACGCCAGTGTCTTCAACGTGTATCGTGGATTCTCGGGCCATCGACCTGCGAGCATCCGCTCGATGAAAAGCATAGATAGCGTCTCTACATCAAATTCTCGAGCTACGACTTGGACAAATTCTACAATGACAAACACTATCAACACGACACGACCGGTTGAAACACGTCTATCCATTATCGAAGAACATGGTGATGATCCCAATAAGCCCATTCGTATTCAGCCTCGTTATCACGATGGCTATTCTGCGTTCAGACAGCCTCTTTGTCTCGATCCCATGGCCAATTCCATTGACAGCCAGCGAGTCTATTCCGCTCTAATGCGAAAAATAGACGGATCGAATACgctcaagaagcagagtGATACTACAAGCCAATGGCTCGAAGGTGCTGAAGCCGGCCGAGATAACACCCAGCCGCCTTCTAGCTCACAGCGCCCGAGCCAGGGGACAAGGCAAGCTCCTGGCGAAGCGCTCATGCGCTATAGTCAAGTTGTTTCCATCCCCCCGCGAAGCTCCCCAAGTGTTCGCAGCTACATGTCAACGCAGCCTACTTATATTGTAGAATCCCCTGGACGCACCCCTCAACAGATCGCTCAACGCAATGAGAGCATTCTCCAGCATCTTTCACGACGGCCTTTAGGCCGTTTTAATTCTAATGCGTCTCATTCCAGTCCTTATCGACATTCGGCACAATACGCAGGTGATACTATAACTACGCCAACAAGGAGCCGTTATTCTGATGACGATTCGTGTACCGTGGTGGTGCGGAATTCGCCCCCTTCCGATAGCTTCATTGTATCGCCTAGCGTCTATTCAAGAACAACAAATACTCCGGGTGGCCATCAGAATAACATCGATTTTGCCTTTTCTGAACCTGATGAAGACCGAGGTACAGCTACCATCATAGGTAGAGAGACGCTCCCTAGCACACCTCGTGGCCGTGATCGAATATTTAGAGGTAGCGCTGAATGGAAATCTTGGATGAATTCTCAAATGGAACTTATTGATCGACCGAGCCTTTCAAATGAGCTTGACATTAAATTCTCCGCTAGTGATAGAATGCACTACAGAGAAGATGCTGATATTCATGGCGAGATCTCAGAGGACGAACCTAGCTGTGGATTCCGAAAGGTCAGTCGCAATAAAATCTGTGTAAAAGCTCCTCGCTGTGAGGacagattctccaacaatgaACGGCACGCCTTGACAGAATTGAGTACTATCTCCCAGAACAACTTTTCTCGGCCTTTCCATCGCTCACCGAGTGGGCCAGTATCAATTGGTGCCACAAACGCGAGGAAAACGTCCCTAGTAACACACCAGCATACTCCTCCATGTAGCGCCCCGGTCGTTGTCGATATGAATGTGCCTTCCACTGGCTCCAGTCGATCCAGAAGCAAGTCGAAAACTCCTAATCAGTCTCCATTGATCTATAACAAAACTCGCCAGCCTGAATCACGTAGATCATTGACTGTGTCCCCACTTGATGGCCGGAACCCCCGTACCTCCTTGTCGACTCGAAGCCGACATGACGGGAATGTTCCACCCCCCTTTTACGGAGCTGACGTCAGGAGGCGGATGCCGAGTGTCCAATACAGCTCGACACGTTCAAGGGGAGGTGATGGTTTAATGACCAAGGAAAATAGAGAAGGGAACAGGAATAACCCACCTGATAGGAACGAGTTTGCGGAGGGATTTTCCAAGATCAGGGATCTCCACTCTACCATTAGCAGCAAGCGCATGGTTGATTTATTCTTGAGCGATCGGAGACGACTCATGGGAGGCGCTGATAGCCCCACTGAATCAGCGTTCATTTGA
- a CDS encoding uncharacterized protein (EggNog:ENOG410PNJN~COG:A~BUSCO:6448at33183), whose amino-acid sequence MIHLDGSTLEGGGQLLRNAVALSALTSRPVKITRIRANRQGPGLRPSHAAAIQCLRDVCGGTAVNATVGSSEITFYPRGQLREDAAVASEEEAKDKDEGLAAPLEAMIKLESMNDVLPIRSEYNIRLKTPGSAFLIFQALYPYLLYAGACHNARVTERNANLRESSIKLSVIGGTNVSFSLSYDYVSQVLIPNFAKLGLPQLSVNLKHRGWSAGQTNLGSVSFLITPLKLRETREESNEGAASGDNHESMSDSGAFSPIFPRIDLHVLRRGRITQIDITVLAPDMSLDEAGSARRSKRGNKYHHPNSKQSHITDSKDRSQEEDLGLDSNSDGSPEMQQSGKRFAPNSVREFIENYTFEKVSHEFGAKRKGNSSFQPPKIELHWSESTHHRSRIYVLLVAHTSTGFRLGRDALLGSPSSLESNKKSGHKGPRKSKGKGKSRTNADHKTGTDLERMIGDLVDQCVEDLMYELADGSGTRDLNKVLGDGFSNRFLDSFMRDQVVVFQALGKLGAGDADMPLNQDEERDLSLHTRTAMWVCEQMLGVKF is encoded by the coding sequence ATGATACATCTCGACGGCAGCACCCTCGAAGGAGGCGGCCAACTTCTGCGGAACGCAGTTGCTCTGTCTGCTCTGACATCTCGACCGGTCAAAATAACCCGCATTCGAGCCAATAGACAAGGACCCGGCCTGAGGCCATCGCATGCAGCGGCAATCCAGTGCCTACGTGATGTCTGTGGTGGCACCGCTGTCAATGCGACAGTGGGATCTTCCGAAATCACCTTCTACCCTCGAGGCCAACTTAGGGAAGATGCCGCTGTTGCATCGGAAGAGGAAGCCAAGGACAAGGATGAGGGCCTCGCTGCGCCATTGGAAGCGATGATAAAACTGGAATCGATGAACGATGTACTTCCGATCCGGTCAGAGTACAACATCCGCCTAAAGACCCCAGGCTCCGCATTCCTTATATTTCAAGCATTATATCCATACTTATTGTATGCTGGCGCATGCCACAATGCTCGGGTTACCGAAAGGAACGCAAACCTCCGCGAATCCAGTATAAAACTGAGTGTGATAGGCGGGACGAAtgtctccttttctctctcttacGATTACGTCTCACAGGTCCTTATCCCAAATTTTGCAAAACTGGGGCTACCTCAGCTCAGCGTGAACTTGAAGCACCGCGGTTGGAGCGCGGGTCAGACGAATCTGGGGTCTGTATCTTTTTTGATCACCCCTCTGAAACTTCGAGAAACGAGGGAAGAATCGAATGAGGGAGCGGCGTCAGGGGATAATCATGAATCTATGTCTGATTCTGGTGCCTTCTCTCCGATTTTCCCTAGAATAGATCTCCACGTGTTGAGGCGAGGGAGAATCACGCAGATCGATATCACGGTTTTGGCGCCAGACATGTCTTTAGATGAAGCAGGATCGGCCCGCCGCTCGAAACGAGGAAATAAATACCACCACCCTAATAGTAAACAGAGTCATATCACCGATAGCAAAGACAGGAGCCAGGAAGAAGATTTAGGGCTCGACTCCAACTCCGATGGCTCTCCTGAGATGCAACAAAGCGGGAAACGGTTTGCCCCTAATTCCGTTCGCGAGTTCATCGAAAACTACACTTTTGAGAAAGTCTCCCACGAATTCGGCGCAAAGAGAAAGGGGAACTCCAGCTTTCAGCCGCCGAAGATCGAATTACACTGGTCGGAGTCAACACACCACCGCTCTCGAATTTACGTTCTCCTTGTCGCGCATACGTCGACAGGCTTCCGCCTGGGGCGAGACGCACTACTTGGTTCACCCAGTAGTCTTGAATCAAACAAGAAGTCTGGCCACAAAGGCCCACGAAAGtcaaaaggaaaaggcaaATCACGGACAAATGCAGATCACAAGACGGGAACGGACTTGGAACGCATGATCGGGGATTTGGTTGACCAATGTGTCGAGGACTTAATGTATGAGCTCGCGGATGGAAGTGGCACGCGGGACCTCAACAAAGTATTAGGAGACGGCTTTTCGAACCGGTTCCTGGATTCATTCATGCGTGATCAGGTTGTGGTGTTCCAGGCCCTGGGGAAACTTGGGGCAGGTGATGCAGACATGCCATTGAACCAAGATGAGGAGAGGGATCTGAGTTTGCACACAAGGACAGCCATGTGGGTTTGTGAGCAGATGCTGGGAGTAAAGTTTTAG
- a CDS encoding uncharacterized protein (EggNog:ENOG410PN7I~COG:U~TransMembrane:1 (i418-450o)~BUSCO:7912at33183) → MESLNAYILTFNCARNVVEQEQFASHLFDGLNTSQPESPQADANLPDILVLALQEIAPIAYAFLGGSYLDQYYASVRSAVDRATAVKGGAGYDDNGGVHYVNLLSKNVGLTALMVFARSDVSGRIRYVEMAEVGVGVQETGNKGAVGARIGYLAGREEDSNDDGEDDIVEMTFVSAHLAPGECECKRRNEDWKSIAQRLVFHPEEAESSSDRTHPQEDEEGVPLLRAPSSLSTPSALYSPKSYLLVAGDFNYRTSDTGPGPDDCRRFPRPRDHPNDFVHFAVLFMQDQLTREREAGRVFDELQEAKITFPPTYKYSLEARDAALADPNGNWKWAKNRWPSWCDRILYRNHPSVVTESEGIKVHTYTVLPLFSTSDHRAVVLFISVPLKAHPEPGTYLSPFEVDPHWDTKRATARRKELAIGAAAYLGLTWEGNGLMLAAFLAVAAAYYGFRTFLAG, encoded by the coding sequence ATGGAATCCCTTAATGCTTACATCCTAACGTTCAACTGCGCTCGTAACGTTGTTGAACAAGAACAGTTCGCTTCCCACTTATTCGACGGGCTGAACACATCACAACCAGAATCTCCACAAGCGGACGCAAACCTCCCCGATATCCTGGTCCTCGCACTTCAGGAAATTGCGCCGATTGCTTATGCCTTTCTGGGCGGTTCATATCTGGATCAGTATTACGCTTCTGTCAGAAGCGCGGTGGATAGAGCGACTGCAGTGAAAGGGGGAGCCGGGTATGATGATAATGGGGGTGTGCATTATGTCAACCTGCTTTCGAAAAATGTTGGCTTGACCGCGTTGATGGTGTTTGCGAGAAGTGACGTTTCTGGGAGGATACGTTACGTTGAGATGGCCGAGGTCGGTGTAGGGGTTCAAGAGACAGGGAACAAAGGTGCCGTTGGAGCACGGATTGGATATCTGgcaggaagagaagaagatagCAATGATGATGGTGAGGATGACATTGTGGAGATGACTTTTGTCAGTGCACACTTGGCTCCTGGTGAGTGTGAGTGTAAGAGAAGGAATGAAGACTGGAAAAGCATTGCACAACGGCTCGTTTTCCACCCCGAGGAAGCAGAGAGTTCTTCTGATCGCACGCATCCGCAAGAAGATGAGGAAGGGGTGCCGCTTCTCCGGGCACCATCATCCTTGAGCACACCATCAGCGTTGTATTCACCAAAATCGTATCTGCTTGTTGCTGGTGATTTCAACTACCGCACATCAGATACCGGTCCCGGGCCGGACGATTGTAGACGGTTTCCTCGACCAAGGGATCATCCAAATGACTTTGTCCACTTTGCGGTTTTATTCATGCAAGATCAACTAACTCGTGAGCGCGAAGCGGGGAGGGTTTTCGACGAGCTCCAAGAAGCTAAGATTACATTCCCACCGACTTACAAGTACTCATTGGAGGCTCGGGATGCCGCACTCGCTGACCCCAACGGTAATTGGAAGTGGGCAAAGAACCGTTGGCCAAGCTGGTGCGATCGGATCCTCTATCGCAACCATCCCTCCGTTGTGACTGAGTCCGAGGGCATCAAAGTTCACACGTATACCGTGCTTCCATTATTCTCAACTTCGGATCATCGTGCGGTGGTTCTATTCATCTCGGTGCCTCTAAAAGCTCATCCGGAACCTGGAACTTACCTGTCTCCTTTCGAAGTCGATCCGCACTGGGACACCAAGCGTGCAACTGCCAGACGCAAAGAGCTGGCCATTGGTGCTGCGGCTTACCTTGGCCTCACCTGGGAGGGAAATGGTTTGATGCTCGCAGCCTTTCTAGCAGTCGCGGCTGCGTATTATGGCTTCCGGACGTTCCTCGCGGGTTGA